In Thalassococcus sp. S3, the sequence CGCAAATTTACCGTGTAAAAACAGTGGCTAAAAGAACCTCTAAGCGGTCTCCAAAACCGTAGGTCGCGGGTTCGAACCCTGCTGCCCCTGCCACCTTCAAACACAGCTTGACCTGCGGTCGCCAATAGCGATCCGCTACGCTACGGTCTTGGCCGGCAAAGATCCGGTGTATTCGCCGCGTGCGGGATAGGCGTTTGCGATGGCAAAATCCAGCGCGCTGACCAGTTCCGAAAAATGCGGGCGCACAAACGGCATGGTCTGAACCGCGCCGTAGTAGAGCGTTTGCTCTGGTGTCACCATGAAAAGGCCGGGCTCGGAAAAGAGATCGGGTTCTTCTATGCCAATGGATGTCTTCCCACGGCTCGTAGAAATGTAGAGTCCCCAATCCCGGGCGGCCTGGAGGTCGAGATCATACCCGATCCGCAAAGAGGTGTTTTCTATCTTTTCCGCCATGGCGCGCGCGCGATCTTCCGGATCAGCGCTGACGGCGATGCAGGCGACCCCACGCTCGGCAAAACCTGCGACGCGTGTTTGAAATTCCTTCAGATAGGTGGCGCAGATTGGGCAATGCAGACCGCGATAAAAGCAAATCACGGTGCCACGTTCGGTTGTCGATGCGGCGAGATCGAACGCAGGGCCATCAAGTGTGGGAACGGTCAGGTTTGGTGACTTCTGCCGTGGAATAAGCATGTCGGGCTCCTTGTGAATTGCGATGACAGACCCATACAGGGTATAGTGATGCGGAAAATTCCAAAAAACTGATCCAAACACCGAAAATGCCTCAACACGATCGCCTCTCAGCGCTGATGAACCGCTTTACGCTCACCGTTCGACCATTCGATGACAGCGGCTCTCAACTCAAAATCCTGTGCGATGGCGCGGATCGGAAGTCTGTGCTTTTGGCGCCCTCTGGCATCGCATCGCTGCCCGGCGGTCAGTCGGAGGTGTTCAGCGCCCGCGTCGATTGGGGAGGGATTTCAAATCCGCTCTTTGCCGGTTTGCCGGACTTCGTGTGTCATGCGGTTGAGCCCGCGTCGGAACTCGATCAACTCATTAAAGTCCTGTGCGCCGAGCACATCGCCCAAAGATGCGGTGTGGCATCGGTTCTGAACCGCATGGCAGAAATCGTGATGGTCAAGCTGATGCGCGCGCTGATCGAGGATGGCGCTGTCAAAACGGGCGTCTTGGCCGGTCTTGCAGACAAGCGTCTTAGCCGCACACTTGTCGCGCTGCACGAGATGCCCGGGAAG encodes:
- a CDS encoding peroxiredoxin-like family protein; amino-acid sequence: MLIPRQKSPNLTVPTLDGPAFDLAASTTERGTVICFYRGLHCPICATYLKEFQTRVAGFAERGVACIAVSADPEDRARAMAEKIENTSLRIGYDLDLQAARDWGLYISTSRGKTSIGIEEPDLFSEPGLFMVTPEQTLYYGAVQTMPFVRPHFSELVSALDFAIANAYPARGEYTGSLPAKTVA
- a CDS encoding AraC family transcriptional regulator; amino-acid sequence: MPQHDRLSALMNRFTLTVRPFDDSGSQLKILCDGADRKSVLLAPSGIASLPGGQSEVFSARVDWGGISNPLFAGLPDFVCHAVEPASELDQLIKVLCAEHIAQRCGVASVLNRMAEIVMVKLMRALIEDGAVKTGVLAGLADKRLSRTLVALHEMPGKTWTNADMAHVAGLSVSRFSELFREAVGVTPSAYLRQWRFALARQDLVRGDRVDAVARRYGYGSSEALNHMFRRMSGATPISARLGG